aGTACATGATTTAAATGGCTAGGTCATATGCCACTATCCCCTCAAACAAAACATGGCCAATGCATGGTGGGAGGCCTGACTGTAAGACATGAAACTGCTTGAGGGAATGAAATGCAGAGTCAAATTTGAACTCTCTGGATTCTGTCTCATTACCAACTTGTATTGCTTTCACTGCATCGTTGTAATTTTGAACTATTCTGGCAGCAGCAGGGTCATCAAAATCAAACAGTTTACCTCTAGTTGCAAGGCAGTACTGACAGCAGTAGTTGGAAGTACTAACATTTCCTGTGAATCCTCCTATGTTGTGAGACCTCAAATGATCCCCAGTAATGCAAAAGACTGCTGCCTTTAGTGCATGTCCAGATACCTCCAACCCAATTTGTTTCTAAATCTCTGAGATCTGACAGCATTGTTGAAAAAAGCTTGTCATGGCCAAAGTATTTAAAGTCTCTGTCATTACACAATAACATGAGCTGTGAAGTATCAATACTGGAGCAATAAAATGGATCAAAGTTTGCAAGCATAAAGTAGACCCCCAGAATCTTATGTTTCTTCTTTGATGATCCAAGATTGTTAACAACAGCAAAAGCATCTTGATACAATACAAGCTTTAGAGTTACACCGGAGTCCATAAATACTACATTAAACAAGAACACAGATCCATCACAAACATCATGTATCACATGTGCAGAAGTACATGTGTAGTGTCCTTTACTGGCTTTGTACATTCCTGCCAAACAACTGGATCCTTGAGCATAGCTTTCAATGTAGGGATATACTGAGCATATCGTTCCTTTCGGTTTTTATCTGTACCTACATTAAACTTATAGCTTGAGGATGCACATAGGAAAAGTTCCTCTGGAAATACTGCCTTCTCATGTATTCTGTTGATAAAGGATGCATGCAAATTGGTGTCCTCTAAGGTCTTAAAACACCTTCAATTTCTGACTGTCAAGTTAGTATTAGACTGAAGGGCAACCTTGAGTTGACTGATGACTAAGTCCATTAAGACTTTAAATCTCATCAACAATCATTTGTATCGTTGAGGAGGGAAATAGATACTTGGCCTGTAACTTCATGTAAAGCATACAAATAGTTTTTATACATAGACTTTTCATAACAGCTGGGTTGAGTATATCCTCTGACCCTTCATCAATAAGATCTACACCGAACAGACTTTCAGCATCATCATGAGAACTCACTGAATGAGCCGAATAATTGGACACATGCGCAGCTGTAGCATACCAAATGCTTCCTTGAAATGTGGGAGGTAAAAAGAGGATCTTAATGTAAAGGCCACATTCTCTGAATGGGAGTTCGGCCTTTTCGAAAGAAGATCCTTCAGATCAAGGCATTGTTTCTGACAATGACGATTTTCACATGTAAACGGCCCTTGCAACGTGTCACATTGTGATAGAGCATATAGAGCAGACTCTCTATGATTACGCATATTACTTTTAAAAGCATTATATTTTGTAAACTGAGATTTGCAGCCAACCATGCAGCATATATATTGGCCATTTGTTTCATGTCAGTGTAATGACAGATGATCCACATAACCTCGTAACGTTTGAACAGTGAGGCCACAGGAACAACATACTAATTCTTTGGAAAGACCTGACATGTTCCCAATTTCTCTACATTTAACTTACTTCTAACAACAAAGAAAAAAAATAGCTTGTAGATTTTAATCTAGTTTCCAATTAACTACTGAAGTGTATCTTTCTGATTTGTTTGATTACAATGACCATGGATTTCAAAAGGGGACAACAGCAAGTATTTATTTGTACTTCCATGCTAAGCTACTCAGTTTGATAAACTAAGCTAACTATGAATATTACTTCAGTTTGAGGATTGCAGGGAATTtcctcaatttcaattcaagtaACTgttgaaggagaaagagagagaaaacatatgtTATCAGGTGGGATTGGCTTACAGCAAACTACCTGGCTAGCAAGTTTGCAAGATTAGCGTGcgctagctagcaagttagcacaCCAGCTAGGTTATGAAATGCAGCTAGCAATCTAGCTAAATAGCTGAATGTCAATACTTCAAAATTCAGAATTAATAAAACTTTAAATGTCAACATGTGTTATGTTAGGGTTGCGTCAATTttaatctggtatcaggataaatatgacattgagtcaccgattgtatactatgtattttttttagctaagcaataagtggtaaatgcaatttttgtatatacgggctctctgtcccacctcgcagggcaaaacagagaactgacttgttcttgacaaagatattataaatATACTCTAACAGAaatagttcctgcttccgagccggcctgtcagagtagagactgggcgtggtttagactcacccagcctatcgttgattgttggcgTAGAGCTGGTCCCGGCCCCCGGGCGCTCCAGTTGATAGATGTAACTGTTGCTGTGAAGGATATCTATGCGCTCATGCTCGATACCGTTATctcgcacctggctcctgttatcaaACAAAAGACTGTTTGTTCTCGCAACACTACGTTCTGAATGTGCCTCTGAATGTGCcctgtcttcatgttattctgtatttttccatcatgagaaaggcccatggccctgaaactgttaacaatgtttcaagtcagctatgttgcaaaacacatacatacatccacacaagccaacagcagataatattcaatcacatcaacaacagtcacccacgaagcatccttacccatcgctccactacttcaaggtctcagacgtcaccgattgaaacgctatttagcgcgcaccaccgctaactaagctagccgtatcacatccgttacactactttaactcaattattattattattatttctttttTACATTGTTAATAAACTGATATGTGaaacgtattaatgccaaaataacaagtAAAACAGGCATCAACAAAAAAAGTGAATCAAATgtttacttttttgttgttgtggttaAACAGGTGGGGTACGCCGGAAAACCGGTCGCCACTGGGTGGTTCCAATATCAAAAGCTCTCGGATAGAGGATAAATTAATCTGAGCAAATTCTACATCACCACAAATAGGATGCATTTCGCTGTCACAAATCACATATGAAACTGGAAACTTCCAAGCGCAGTTGTGGTGTCATTAGGACGCGTTGGCACAGCAACAGCTGTGGTTGAGTTAAGtgagaaaaagaaaaaaatatatatattgtgtgctCTCGATGAACACAGCGCATGCGCGTGGGAGATCACGCGATTGGAGGTTCGCGACAACCtggtgcagttcaagaaattCCTCGACAGCAGAGTCAAGCCATGAGGAAGAAAAGGTCTGTTGGAGAACCACATAATCATCATTGGAGACATTTGACATTTTTTCTGAGCCCGGCTAATAGATTGACAGCTGATATATTTACTGactgaattatttatttataaacaTTAGTTGACTGACATTTATATGTGATGACTATGTATTTAAACCTTTATAACAAAATCAAATAATTTTCTCTCATAATTTTTATGAATTCATTTATATATTCAGTCATACATCCTTTCATTCTTTCATGCATTCATTTGTTTATAGACTGACTTTTTTAAAGGAGCAGTCTGCTGTTCAAACAACATTAAAGCGGTCACTGAACCATTATTTTTCCAAATAGCTGAGGATTGGAGTTGGGGAAAAGCAACCACTGTCACAGAGCTAAGGACGAAAGGAATGTCCATCTATGAGATTAAATATATGGGCAAGTTTTAACTACATTTGGATCTAtacagtgtttttttgtttgtttacatggttTCAAACAATGGCATAAACTTTtcttattttgggttctgatgagtTAAGACAgtagttgaactaaactcatgaggattttaaaatggattaaactacGATAATGTTATCACAACACATTGGTTTATTCTTGCAGGCCTGCTAGTCTCTCCGAACGACGAAATATTCATGCTAGCCTTGAAATGGTTGAGTATCTGCctgactctgttctgttctgcttatACACAGCAGCATCCGATCTGAGCAGGTGGACGCAGTTCATGCGCTAGTGCGCTATTTTTGCACCTGTCCGCTATTTGGTGTGTACAATTTGATGCTCAATATTTCTCATTATTAAacctacatttattttattttattataggACGTTTTATGTAACCAAAGGTGGTGTAccctcgttctgcccctgaacatgcagttaacccactgttcctaggccgtcattgaaaataagaatttgttcttaactgacttgcctagttaaataaaggttataaaaaaataaaataaagaagcTTTTGGAGTATATGGCCCAATTATTTAACAGCCTGACTCATGTCACATGGAATAAAGAAACACGTATCCTGTTCAAAAACAGATGACCTAGTTAAGATAAAAGAAATTGGAGGGATGCGTAAGTATGATCCCTCATGTTGTAGCCTAAGTTAAATTTGGGGGGCAGACAATAATCTCTGACAGTGGTTACTTTTCTCGAACCCCATCCCTCATCTATTTACCAGAATAGTGGTTGAGTGGTCTTTAATTTGTGATTTAATCGAAgcgatatttttttttaaatattttcagtACTTCCTTTAAGACGGAACAAATTCCCTCACCACCATTTAATATTGTCTTCAGGTCGGGTGTGGTATTGGGGCATCCTCTGGAGATGGAGGGTCAGTGACTTCATGCAAAAGGTCTCTGAAAATGTATTTCAACAAGCTGAACACTACCTTGAAGCAGAACGTGGACATCAAATGCACTCGAAAATAGGCTAAATTAATCAGAGGAAAAGTTCTAGATCACCACAAATTGGATGAATTTCGCTGAAACTTGGAACTTCCAAGTGCGGTTTCTGTGTTTCGTCAGATGTTTTGGCGCAGCACCTGTTGTGGTTGAGTTGACTGAAAAAATGCATGTCTTATATGCGCTCCAGGAACACAGCGCATGCGCATGTGAGACACGGTGGTCAAGCTGTGACGAAGTCGACTGCAGAGTCAAGCGGTGAGGAAGAAGCGGTCTGATGGACAACCTCATAACCATCATTGGAGACATGTGACTTGAGGCTGGCTAATAGATAGATGGATGATAtttttactgactgactgatttgtTTATATGTGAAggctttgtatttatttattataacaCTATTAAATGACATAATACATGCAtctattatcatttttttttaaattaatgtaTATATTCAGTCATCCATTTGTTCATCAATTCAGTCTTTCATGCATTCATTTGTTTATAGGCAACCTACAGTTAAATTAAACACCATAGTGGTCACTCAACCACAATTCTGGTAAATAGATGAGGGATGGGGTTCGAGAAAAGTAACCGCTGTCAGAGAGCTATTGATTCAACTACATTTTtaagctatacagtgtttgtttagaTGTATATTGTTTCAAACAATGTCATAAAAAAGTACATTTTGGGATTCTGTTGAGGTAAGACAGGTGAATTGAGCTCATGAGGCCTTTACAAGTTATATATTCTTCAAGAGTCAATAGGTAGCCTGCgtatcattcatttaaaagtccAAAATTGGATGTAGAAATCGCAGAAATTGCCCCTTTAACTAAGCATATTCAAGACGATGAAATGTAGTATTTTTAGGAATTAGGATTTAGGTATTGCTCTACTAAGCCTACGATAATGTAATCACAACACATTAGCACATTGGTTTATTTAGTCTCTCGTAAGTAATAAATAATCAAATGTTAATGTTAGCCTGATTATTCAGATACAGACGTTATAAAATGGTTGAAGATGCTAACAGTACGAGATCAATATTAAATAAtcatctctcactccctctgtcacatacacacgcacgcacagagagagaaacaaacaagcAAATAGCAGTTTTGTGAAGTACAAACATTGTAGTAGGCCTTCCCTTAGTCCAAAAAAATGCTATTAGTTAAATAATGGTGTTTACAAAGACATAGAGGTCTATTGCATTCATTGTAAAGTTAAGGGGacgatactctctctctctctctctctctctctctctctctctctctctctatgtctttctTAGCAACGGTTGAGCCTATGACTTAATTTTTTTAACCTACTTAGGACAATGTTCCTCCTATGGAGGAAAACTCTAAACATGATGAGAGGGAAGTGGAGCACACGAAAAGAGAAGTCCGGTCTTGCGGTTCACGAGGCAAAACTTTCCCAAATTCATTCATTTCAACTATTAATTTAGCGAGACACCCTTTCACTTTGTGTACATCCTTTAAATCCTCACTATTTAAGTTAACCCGCAGATATGGGATCAGACATCAGAACACAAACCACATTCTGACTGGAGGAAATTTGCAATATACTGGCAACAGGTAAGTCAACAACATGCTATCATTTGATCACTGCTTCAGGCTTCAAATAATTAATTATTTTCAGGATTATATTCAACTAACAATGACCATCTGTTGCAGATCATCTAACTACCATAAGAATGGCAATTCAGACTATCACTTGGATGAGCGCCTTCCTCTGCCTCGTGCAAGTTTTCTCGATGCCCATGCCTTGCCAGCTACAAGGACAGCTGGTGCGAACAACCCACAACCTACTGAGAGACATggtacattttaaaaatgtatttgacttGAGATGTATTATCCAACTATGTTTAACTGAATAGCTCAACGTGAAAAATGTGTTTTCTCCTTCTTTCAGGGGGGTCATTTTCCTCTGGAGTGCCTGCAGGAGAATGTCTTCATGGCATTCCCAGCCACCTCATTTGCAACCTCCGGGGCGCCACAGGTAAGGGCAAGCGAGCATATTCAAGTGTTCTTCACAGCATGAAATAGTATTTGCAACCGTTAGGATTAGAAAGTAGAACACTTTACACGGCCATTTATGTTAATTGAAATTATTGCTGTTGTCCGTTTCAGTTGAGCAGCAGTGGGGCTAAGGCTATTTATGAGACATTAAAGAACATCGACACATTGTTTGGAACTGACGAACTGCCGACAATGTGGGACCAACAGAAGTTGGAGTATTTTCAGAACATTATCTACCGTCAGATTGAAGAGAGCGAGTGTGTGAGTACCTACCTAGGCCAATACAGATAGCTTAACTGTTTAAGTGTGTTATGATGACATTTGAATTATTTTATTCTTGTGTCAGATGATGGGGAGTGTGGATACACGTGATTATCTAGTCAGGGATAATGCGCTGAATACCTACTTTAGTAACATCGCGGCTGTCATAAAATAAAAAGTAGGGTACAAGCAAATACACTATAATGGATGCATTTTAATTATTATTGATCGCATGCCTCTTTCTTCCTTTCTGGCAGATGAGCAGTGTGGATACAAGTGATTATCCCATCAGGGCAGAGGGCCTGAAGACATACTTTGGGAACATTGCAGCAGTTTTAAAAGAAAAGGTAGGATATAGGTTGAAAACGAATAGACACGTTGTTTTCATAATATCTCTACATAGGACAATATTACCCTACATTGCCCtaacagtttattttttattttcacagAATTTCAGTTACTGCGCCTGGGAAGTGGTTCGAAAAGAACTCCTGTACACCCTAGAATTCATTCTGAAACACAACTCTGACAGCCTTCTGTGGTCCAACAGAACATGAATGTGAACTTGCAGGTCTTTTTTACTAATGTGTTTTACAATTTTGCTTGATTTTTAAAGCCTTCTTTCTACAATCATGCAATGTGCAATGTCAAACAGCAATATTATacgtgtatttatttattcatcaaggttatttatttatttaggccTATTTATGAAATTATTTATCTATTTGAAAATTGTGCCTATTGTTGCTCTTCATCAAATGTTAAGTTAATAAAAAAATCTATACATTTAAATATTGTTAATCTGAGTGCTCATTCTGCAGCCAAGTCTGTCGGTGTTAAGATATGTATTTAACATGTTCAGGACATATGCACTGATGGCAGTACGTTTAGTCTTATAGCCTACTAATCCACAAAGGAAAGGCATTAAAACAAGCAAAATGTATATTTTCAAATTGTAGTTATATTCAAATGCCTTTTTTCAATCAAGAATGTTTTATCATTTAGCCTCTAATGCAACCACAGAGACGTCCTCGCCCTGTATGAAAGAAAACAACGTTTTCTTGATGATCATACATTCCATGGTTAAACTTCCAATTTATCATTTTGAAATGGAAAAACATCAAACTCTCTAGTTGATTCTATCCAAATCTTGCTACATGATACACTTCAGTATCTTACCTGTGTGTTCTTGTAAACATGCTCTGGAAACATGCGCTCGACTTTTCTTTACGGAAACAGAACTGGAAATTGTCCACCCTGAAATAAAGTCATATCAATATCAAAAACTGAACTGTATTGGAATAGTATCCATAAATGAAACATTGTGGTACAGAGAGTGAAGGCATTGGTTATATAAAACGTcctataataaaataaaataaattgaggTCTAATAATGAGATATATTGAGTATCAAATTGTGCACATCAAATAGTGGACAGGTGCAAAAATAGCGCACTAGTGCATGAATTGCGTCCACATGCACAGTTCAGATAATGCCGTGTataagcagaacagaacagagtcagGTAGATACTCAACCATTTAAAGGCTAGCATGAATATTTGAATTTTTCGTCGTTCGGGGAGTCTAGCAGACCTGCAAGAATAAACCACTTTGCCAATGTGTTGTGATAACATTATCGTAGGTAAAACACGTAGGTAAAACACGGTACAGCTTCCAAATGTAGTTCAAACTAGCCCATAACTTTAATCTCGTATATGGACATTCCTTTCATCCTTAGTTCTTTGACAATGATTACTTTTCTCCAACTCTCAGCTATTGAGAAAAATACTGGTTCATTTACCGTTTTGGTATTGTTTGAAGAGCAGACTGCTCCTTTAAAAAGTCAGTCTATAAACAAATGAATGGAATGAATGACTGAATATATAAACGAATTAATAAAAATGATGAGAGAATAATTCTTTGATTTTATTATAAAGGAACAACTTCATAGCCTTCACATATAAATGTCAGTCAACCATGTTTATAAATAAATCATTCAGTCAGTAAATATATCAGCTGTCAATCTATTAGCCGGGATCAGAAACATGTCACATGTCTCCAATGATGATTATGTGGTTTTCCAACAGACCTCTTCTTCCTCATGGCTTGACTCTGCTGTCGAGGaatttcttgaactgcaccaGGTTGTCGCGAACCTCCACTCGCGTGATCTCCCATGCGCATGCGCTGTGTTCCTGGAGagcacacatatatatatatatatatatatatatatatatatatatatatatatatatatatatattatgtcttCACTCAACTCAACCACAGCAGGTGCGCTGCCATGGCGTCCTATGACACCACAAAGGCACTTGGAAGTTCCCAGTTTCATATGTGATTTGAGGCAGCAAAATGCATCCTATTTGTGGTGATTTAGAATTTGCTCAGATTCATTTAGCCTCTATTCGAGAGCATTTGATATTTGACCCACCCAGTGGCGACCGGTTTTCAAACCgtaccccacctgttttgagccccatatgtttaactacaacaacaaaaagattAGCCACAACAGCAGAAAAATGTACATTTGTtcaacttttttgttgttgttgcctgtttTACTTGTTATTTTGGCATCAATAAGTTTCACATAtcagtttgtaaacaatgtagaaaaacaacaacaatcattgagttaataaagctgcatacaaaaattgtctcttttttgctttcttgagtaagacaAGTTACCATCGAATATTTTTAGATCGtttattgtctgcttatatgccccgtTTTTTAATCCttcggttctgacttggtgtacagggaaaacACTGTGAAGAAGGTTGAATGATTCCCTTGATAAGCCCCAATTTTTAACGGGTGATTCTTAATTATGCTATTGTGAAATGAATCATGAAATACATAAAGATAGTGAACAGTTTTCATACATATCTATGCAAAGAATTACATTGGAGCAATGCATTTCCTGCTAACATAATACACTGTGCACCTTTGCATTCTATGTAGCGAATATTACTTCTAATACGTTATTGATTGTGGAACACAATTTCATAGATGGGTTGGAACCGTAGAATTAGCAATTCTAATAATGTAATAGTATCTCCATGGTTGGAACGGAAGTTGTATAGGTGCTCAAAGTACACTGTTCAAAACAGGCCAGCCCTGGCCAGTGATAAAACACACTTAATTGAAAAAAAGCATTTGAATATGTGTACATTTTGAGAAGATACATTTGACTTGTTTTAATGGCTTTCCTTCATGGATTAGTAGGCTATAGGACTAATTGTACTGCCATCCGTGCATATGTCCTGAGCATGTTTAATACAAATCTTAATGTCcgctatgggggtgccacaaggttcaattctcgggctgactcttttctatGAATAGATCAATGATgtagctcttgctgctggtgattctctgatccacctctacgcagacgacaccattctgtagacatctagcccttctttggacactgtgctaacaaacctccaaacgagcttcaacttCATACAACACTcattctgtggcctccaactgcttttaattgctagtaaaactaagtgcatgctcttccaTCTTGCATTAATAGCAACACGACTCTGGACGgttttgacttagaatatgtgaaacaactacaaatacctaggtgtctggttagcctgtaaactctccttccagacacacattaagcatctccaacccaaaattaaatctagaatcggcttcctacttcacaacaaagcctccatcACCCATgccaccaaacataccctcgtaaaactgacaatcctacCAATACTTGTCATTTACTAAATATCCTCCTACACTCTActtagcaaactggatgtagtctatcacagcgccatccgttttgtcaccaaagccccatatactacccaccgctgcgacctgtatgctctcgctggctggccctcactacatattcgttgccaaacccactggctccaggttttCTATACgtttttgctaggtaaagtcccgccttatcctagatcactggtcaccatagcaacacccacccttaGCATGCCCCCCAGCAGGTATATGCAGGtacatttcactggtcatccgCAAAGCCAACACTTGCTTTAGCCgccattccttccagttctctgctgccaatgactggaattaattgcacaaatcactgaagctggagacacatgtctccctctctaactttaagcatcagctgtcagagcagcttaccgatcactgtagctgtacacagccaatctgtaaatagcaaaccaaactacctcatccccatattattacttaccctcttgctcttttgcaccccagtatctctacttgcacatcatcatctgcacgtctatcactccattgttaatgctaaattgtaataattttgcctctatggcctgtttattgccttatctcccaaactcttctacatttgcacacactgcacatagattttttctattgtgttattgactgtacgtttgtttatgtgtaactctgtgttgttgtttttgtcgcactgctttgctttatcttggcagtgtcgcagttgtaaatgataacttgttctcaactggcctacctggttaaataaaggtgaaatagaaaATAACTACATAAAATCACACCTTGGACTTGGATACAGAATGAGCACTCAGATTACCAATATTtaaaagtattttttattttattaacttAACATTTGATGAAGAGCAACAAAAGGCACGATTTTCAAATAGATAAATAGATTCATAAATAGGCCTACATCAATAAATAACcttgataaataaatacataaataaatacatgtataaTATTGCTGTTTGACATTGCACATTGCATGATTGTAGAATAGAAGGCTTTAAAAATCAAGCACAATTGTAAAACACATTAATAAAAAAAGATCTGCAAGTTCAAATTCATGTTCTGTTGGACCACAGAAGGCTGTCAGAGTTGTGTTTCAGAATGAATTCTAGGGTGTACAGGAGTTCTTTTCGAACCACTTCCCAGGCGCAGTAACTGAAATTCtgtgaaaaacaaacaaacaaacaaaaaaattgttAGGGCAATGAAGGGTAATATTATCCTATGTAGAGATATTATCAAAACAATGTGTCTATTTGTTTTCAAACTATATCCTACCTTTTCTTTTAAAACTGCTGCAATGTTCCCAAAGTATGTCTTCAGGCCCTCTGCCCTGATGGGATAATCACTTGTATCCACACTGCTCATCTGCCAGaaaggaggaaagagacaggCGATGAATAATAATTAAAATGCATCCATTATAGTGTATTTGCTTGTACCCTACTTTTTATTTTATGACTGCCGCGATGTTCCTAAAGTAGGTATTCAGCATCTTTGCCCTGACTAGATAACCACACTCCCCATCATCTGACACAAGAATAAAATAATTCAAATGTCATCATAACACACTTAAACAGTTAAGCTATCTGTATTGGCCTAGGTAGGTACTCACACACTCGCTCTCTTCAATCTGACGGTAGATAATGTTCTGAAAATACTCCAACTTCTGTTGGTCCCACATTGTCGGCAGTTCGTCAGTTCCGAACAATGTGTCGATGTTCTTCAATGTCT
This genomic stretch from Oncorhynchus clarkii lewisi isolate Uvic-CL-2024 chromosome 13, UVic_Ocla_1.0, whole genome shotgun sequence harbors:
- the LOC139423898 gene encoding interferon alpha-7-like, which codes for MAIQTITWMSAFLCLVQVFSMPMPCQLQGQLVRTTHNLLRDMGGHFPLECLQENVFMAFPATSFATSGAPQLSSSGAKAIYETLKNIDTLFGTDELPTMWDQQKLEYFQNIIYRQIEESECMSSVDTSDYPIRAEGLKTYFGNIAAVLKEKNFSYCAWEVVRKELLYTLEFILKHNSDSLLWSNRT
- the LOC139423899 gene encoding interferon alpha-7-like: MAIQTITWMSAFLCLVQVFSMPMPCQLQGQLVRTTHNLLRDMGGHFPLECLQENVFMAFPATSFATSGAPQLSSSAAKAIYETLKNIDTLFGTDELPTMWDQQKLEYFQNIIYRQIEESECMSSVDTSDYPIRAEGLKTYFGNIAAVLKEKNFSYCAWEVVRKELLYTLEFILKHNSDSLLWSNRT